One window of the Pelobates fuscus isolate aPelFus1 chromosome 12, aPelFus1.pri, whole genome shotgun sequence genome contains the following:
- the ARHGAP1 gene encoding rho GTPase-activating protein 1 isoform X2, with protein MASDPLSDLHDDLEKDETSQSLDQLKLASLDDKNWPSDDVQDFPKSAEDSKPSPDPITHLRWDDPYYDIARHQIVEVAGDDKYGRKIVVFSACRLPPCHELDHIKLLEYLKHTLDQYVESDYTLVYLHHGLTSENKPSLGWLRDAYREFDRKYKKNIKALYIVHPTMFIKTLLILFKPIISFKFGRKIFYANYLSDLEEHMKLEQLGIPKQILKYDETIRANLKTPTPVVKTTPPRPPLPNQQFGVSLQHLKDKRSDNEKIPQVIQETISYLLVNALSTEGIFRRSASTQVVREVQQKYNMGVQFSFHDYEDVHLPAVILKTFLRELPEPLLTYNLYSYVVSFSSIEQEKRVESARQILQTLPPENFEVLQFLSAFLVQVSARSDENKMTNTNLAVVFGPNLLWAKDVAMTLKAINPINTFTKFLLDNQKELFVDPQP; from the exons ATGGCTTCAGATCCCCTGTCAGATCTTCATGATGATTTGGAGAAAGATGAAACCAGTCAGTCCCTAGACCAACTGAAACTGGCTTCACTCGATGACAAGAACTGGCCCTCAGATGATGTACAGGACTTCCCCAAGTCAG ctGAAGACTCCAAGCCATCTCCTGATCCTATCACACACCTGCGATGGGACGACCCATATTACGATATTGCACGACATCAGATTGTAGAGGTGGCAG GCGATGACAAATATGGTCGTAAAATTGTGGTATTCAGTGCCTGTCGACTGCCTCCTTgtcatgaacttgatcacataaAGCTGTTGGA GTACCTCAAGCACACGCTGGATCAGTATGTGGAGAGCGATTACACACTGGTTTACCTACACCATGGCTTAACAAGTGAAAACAAGCCTTCGCTGGGGTGGCTGAGAGATGCCTACCGGGAGTTTGATCGCAA GTACAAGAAAAATATCAAAGCTCTGTACATAGTCCACCCTACCATGTTCATCAAAACATTGCTGATCCTGTTTAAACCTATTATCAG cTTCAAGTTTGGCCGAAAGATTTTCTACGCAAATTATCTGAGTGACCTAGAAGAGCATATGAAGCTGGAGCAGCTGGGAATCCCTAAGCAAATACTCAA ATATGATGAGACCATCCGCGCTAACTTGAAAACGCCGACACCCGTGGTAAAGACTACCCCACCGCGTCCTCCATTACCAAACCAGCAGTTTGGGGTCTCTCTGCAGCA CTTAAAAGATAAGCGCTCTGATAACGAGAAGATACCGCAGGTTATTCAGGAAACCATATCTTACCTGCTGGTAAACG CTCTGAGCACCGAAGGGATATTTCGGAGGTCAGCAAGTACTCAAGTGGTACGAGAGGTGCAGCAGAAGTATAACATGG GCGTTCAATTCAGTTTCCATGACTACGAGGATGTCCACCTTCCTGCTGTCATACTAAAGACTTTTCTTCGAGAACTGCCTGAACCACTGCTGACTTACAACCTATACAGCTACGTTGTTTCGTTCTCCA GTATAGAACAGGAGAAGCGGGTGGAGTCAGCTCGTCAAATTCTGCAGACTTTGCCACCAGAGAACTTTGAGGTCCTGCAATTCCTCTCCGCGTTCCTTGTGCAG GTGTCTGCTCGCAGTGatgaaaataaaatgacaaaCACTAACTTGGCCGTGGTCTTTGGTCCAAACCTACTGTGGGCAAAAGATGTAGCCATGACTTTGAAAGCCATTAATCCCATCAACACTTTTACCAAGTTCCTACTGGACAATCAGAAGGAGCTGTTTGTGGATCCTCAGCCTTGA
- the ARHGAP1 gene encoding rho GTPase-activating protein 1 isoform X1, whose translation MVSGSRMASDPLSDLHDDLEKDETSQSLDQLKLASLDDKNWPSDDVQDFPKSAEDSKPSPDPITHLRWDDPYYDIARHQIVEVAGDDKYGRKIVVFSACRLPPCHELDHIKLLEYLKHTLDQYVESDYTLVYLHHGLTSENKPSLGWLRDAYREFDRKYKKNIKALYIVHPTMFIKTLLILFKPIISFKFGRKIFYANYLSDLEEHMKLEQLGIPKQILKYDETIRANLKTPTPVVKTTPPRPPLPNQQFGVSLQHLKDKRSDNEKIPQVIQETISYLLVNALSTEGIFRRSASTQVVREVQQKYNMGVQFSFHDYEDVHLPAVILKTFLRELPEPLLTYNLYSYVVSFSSIEQEKRVESARQILQTLPPENFEVLQFLSAFLVQVSARSDENKMTNTNLAVVFGPNLLWAKDVAMTLKAINPINTFTKFLLDNQKELFVDPQP comes from the exons ATGGTGTCAG GGAGTAGAATGGCTTCAGATCCCCTGTCAGATCTTCATGATGATTTGGAGAAAGATGAAACCAGTCAGTCCCTAGACCAACTGAAACTGGCTTCACTCGATGACAAGAACTGGCCCTCAGATGATGTACAGGACTTCCCCAAGTCAG ctGAAGACTCCAAGCCATCTCCTGATCCTATCACACACCTGCGATGGGACGACCCATATTACGATATTGCACGACATCAGATTGTAGAGGTGGCAG GCGATGACAAATATGGTCGTAAAATTGTGGTATTCAGTGCCTGTCGACTGCCTCCTTgtcatgaacttgatcacataaAGCTGTTGGA GTACCTCAAGCACACGCTGGATCAGTATGTGGAGAGCGATTACACACTGGTTTACCTACACCATGGCTTAACAAGTGAAAACAAGCCTTCGCTGGGGTGGCTGAGAGATGCCTACCGGGAGTTTGATCGCAA GTACAAGAAAAATATCAAAGCTCTGTACATAGTCCACCCTACCATGTTCATCAAAACATTGCTGATCCTGTTTAAACCTATTATCAG cTTCAAGTTTGGCCGAAAGATTTTCTACGCAAATTATCTGAGTGACCTAGAAGAGCATATGAAGCTGGAGCAGCTGGGAATCCCTAAGCAAATACTCAA ATATGATGAGACCATCCGCGCTAACTTGAAAACGCCGACACCCGTGGTAAAGACTACCCCACCGCGTCCTCCATTACCAAACCAGCAGTTTGGGGTCTCTCTGCAGCA CTTAAAAGATAAGCGCTCTGATAACGAGAAGATACCGCAGGTTATTCAGGAAACCATATCTTACCTGCTGGTAAACG CTCTGAGCACCGAAGGGATATTTCGGAGGTCAGCAAGTACTCAAGTGGTACGAGAGGTGCAGCAGAAGTATAACATGG GCGTTCAATTCAGTTTCCATGACTACGAGGATGTCCACCTTCCTGCTGTCATACTAAAGACTTTTCTTCGAGAACTGCCTGAACCACTGCTGACTTACAACCTATACAGCTACGTTGTTTCGTTCTCCA GTATAGAACAGGAGAAGCGGGTGGAGTCAGCTCGTCAAATTCTGCAGACTTTGCCACCAGAGAACTTTGAGGTCCTGCAATTCCTCTCCGCGTTCCTTGTGCAG GTGTCTGCTCGCAGTGatgaaaataaaatgacaaaCACTAACTTGGCCGTGGTCTTTGGTCCAAACCTACTGTGGGCAAAAGATGTAGCCATGACTTTGAAAGCCATTAATCCCATCAACACTTTTACCAAGTTCCTACTGGACAATCAGAAGGAGCTGTTTGTGGATCCTCAGCCTTGA